A window of Microcystis aeruginosa FD4 contains these coding sequences:
- a CDS encoding glycosyltransferase family 2 protein: MNQDKTAPKVTLVVVPRERFSFTMTSLENIYEMTDIPFNLVYVDGGSPAPIRDYLKKQSQEKGFELIRTEHYLIPNVARNMGLQWVTTPYVVFVDNDVIVSPRWLTQLIHCAESTGATIVGPLMCQYEPVHKEVHFAGGEAHLFTDIKGRVRLREKMYKQGHKVEKLLPTLTRTETELCEFHCMLVRREIFEKLGYLDEKMLNTKEHLDFCMNVRNNGGTVYFEPQSIVTYVPGITLNWADIEFYMLRWSDAWELGSLNHLRQKWQVAEDMYFRQKYKGLGWRRRKTILQPIINSLTFGIKNRLLNKLLMYGFFAPIERVINHYLTSQYAKKWFNTDDSSSFNNNSSEPISLSLTSRS; this comes from the coding sequence ATGAACCAAGATAAAACTGCACCGAAAGTTACCCTAGTTGTTGTTCCCAGAGAACGCTTTAGTTTTACTATGACTTCTCTGGAAAACATTTATGAAATGACCGATATTCCTTTTAACTTGGTCTATGTGGATGGGGGTTCACCTGCTCCCATTCGAGATTATTTGAAAAAACAATCCCAAGAAAAAGGTTTTGAGCTAATTCGGACAGAACATTATCTTATTCCCAATGTAGCTAGAAATATGGGCTTACAATGGGTAACAACTCCCTATGTGGTTTTTGTTGACAATGATGTGATTGTTTCTCCGAGATGGTTAACCCAGTTAATTCACTGTGCGGAAAGTACAGGTGCAACAATTGTCGGACCTTTGATGTGTCAGTATGAACCCGTACACAAAGAAGTCCATTTTGCAGGAGGAGAAGCCCATCTTTTTACTGATATTAAAGGCAGAGTGCGCTTACGGGAAAAAATGTATAAACAAGGTCATAAGGTAGAAAAACTGCTTCCTACCCTGACTCGAACTGAAACGGAATTGTGTGAATTTCACTGTATGTTAGTCCGCAGAGAAATTTTTGAAAAACTGGGTTATTTAGATGAAAAAATGCTCAATACTAAAGAACATTTGGATTTCTGTATGAATGTCCGCAACAATGGCGGAACAGTTTACTTTGAACCCCAAAGCATAGTGACTTATGTACCCGGAATTACCCTAAATTGGGCAGATATTGAGTTTTATATGCTGCGCTGGAGTGATGCTTGGGAATTGGGAAGCCTAAACCATTTGCGTCAAAAATGGCAAGTAGCTGAAGATATGTATTTTCGCCAAAAATATAAAGGTCTGGGATGGCGACGCAGAAAGACTATCTTACAGCCGATAATTAATTCTCTCACCTTCGGAATTAAAAATCGTCTTTTAAATAAACTATTAATGTATGGATTTTTTGCCCCGATTGAAAGGGTGATTAATCACTATTTAACCAGTCAATACGCGAAAAAGTGGTTCAATACTGATGATTCATCTTCATTCAATAATAATTCTTCAGAGCCTATATCTTTGTCCTTAACGTCTCGTAGCTAA
- a CDS encoding Uma2 family endonuclease, translated as MVSYLDIDDDLLFPDSDGQPMADNTEQYEWIVKIKENLEIIFADDPKVFIAGDLLWYPLRSTLVSPVAPDVMVAFGRPKGRRGSYRQWQEENIPPQVVFEILSPKNTKAEMSRKLEFYDTYRVEEYYLYNPMRCRLQGWQRQGENLAEIIPINDWTSPRLGVRFIWNESSLELYRPDGEKFLTTVELESQMRQEKQRADKEKKRADKEKKRADRLAERLQALGLGLEEE; from the coding sequence ATGGTTAGTTATCTTGATATTGACGACGATCTTCTTTTTCCAGATAGCGATGGTCAACCGATGGCAGATAATACCGAACAATACGAGTGGATTGTCAAAATTAAGGAGAATTTAGAGATTATCTTTGCGGATGACCCTAAGGTGTTTATTGCCGGAGATTTACTCTGGTATCCTCTGCGTTCTACTTTGGTTTCACCGGTTGCTCCTGATGTTATGGTAGCTTTTGGCCGTCCCAAAGGACGGAGGGGTTCCTATCGTCAATGGCAGGAAGAAAATATCCCTCCTCAAGTGGTTTTTGAAATTCTATCACCGAAGAATACAAAAGCAGAAATGAGTCGAAAATTGGAGTTTTATGACACTTATAGGGTAGAAGAATACTATTTATACAATCCGATGCGCTGTCGTTTACAAGGATGGCAAAGACAGGGAGAAAATTTAGCAGAAATTATCCCCATCAATGACTGGACAAGTCCTCGTTTAGGAGTGCGTTTTATCTGGAATGAATCAAGCTTAGAATTGTATCGTCCCGATGGAGAGAAGTTTTTAACAACCGTTGAGTTAGAGTCTCAAATGCGTCAAGAAAAACAGCGTGCGGATAAAGAGAAAAAACGTGCGGATAAAGAGAAAAAACGTGCAGACCGACTAGCGGAACGCTTACAGGCGTTAGGATTAGGTTTAGAAGAGGAATAG
- a CDS encoding sulfotransferase family protein — MKKIKKEDSFSEKLAKLLDAIQLYLPSAYGGWENRELWQDINTYCLFLGYPRSGHSLIGALLNAHPNIVIAHELGDLKYAYLGFKREQLYYLLMKKAELSAEKERKLGGYNYYVPKQWQGKFTSIKVIGDKQGEGTTLRIQVNPLSLERLRQTINVPIKFIHIMRNPYDNITTMSKKTSKLDYDLLKSIDHYFFLCEAITQLKTQLAPHEIYELKHELFLENPQIYLKAICDFLGVETTQEYLEDCAKIVYKSPNKSRHSIAWNPEQIEQVQTKINQYSFLSGYTYDN, encoded by the coding sequence ATGAAAAAAATCAAAAAAGAAGATTCATTTTCTGAAAAATTAGCCAAACTACTAGATGCCATTCAATTATATCTGCCCTCCGCTTATGGAGGTTGGGAAAATAGAGAGCTTTGGCAAGATATTAATACCTATTGTTTATTTTTAGGTTATCCCCGAAGTGGACATAGTTTAATTGGTGCATTACTTAACGCTCATCCTAATATTGTTATTGCTCATGAATTGGGTGATTTAAAGTATGCCTACTTAGGGTTTAAACGAGAGCAACTTTATTATCTTTTGATGAAAAAAGCGGAATTATCAGCCGAAAAAGAGCGTAAATTGGGAGGTTATAATTATTATGTACCCAAGCAATGGCAAGGCAAATTTACTTCAATAAAGGTAATTGGGGATAAACAAGGAGAGGGAACAACCTTAAGGATTCAAGTCAATCCTCTTTCTTTAGAACGTTTACGTCAGACTATCAATGTTCCCATTAAATTTATTCATATTATGAGAAATCCCTATGATAATATTACTACTATGTCTAAGAAAACATCTAAGCTGGATTATGATTTATTAAAAAGTATTGATCACTATTTTTTTCTATGTGAGGCGATCACCCAACTTAAGACACAGCTTGCTCCCCATGAAATCTATGAACTTAAACACGAGTTATTTTTGGAAAATCCTCAAATTTATCTCAAAGCAATTTGTGATTTTTTAGGAGTTGAGACAACCCAAGAATACCTAGAAGATTGTGCTAAAATCGTCTATAAGTCTCCCAATAAAAGCCGTCACAGTATTGCTTGGAATCCTGAACAAATTGAGCAAGTCCAAACAAAGATTAATCAGTATTCATTCTTGTCAGGTTATACTTATGATAATTAA
- a CDS encoding sulfotransferase family protein — MMLNLLKSTSLSENKQGTLPDFIIIGAMKSGTTSLHYYLNCHPEIYMSREKELRFFVESNNWTKGIEWYKSQFIGNAKIYGEASPAYTKYPIFRGVPERMHSVIPHAKLIYVVRDPIERIISHYVHRYASGTEDRTLAEALMNFKNESYNFYVSRSQYYLQIEQYLQYYSPNNILVISSEELSNIPQKTLQTIFKFLEVSDNPEFIKCQKKIHTSIKKRRKTKLGNQITSLPIMSIIDHLPSSWKYHLNKLIYFPFSTPIKKPQLSKDLRIRLIDYLQEDINQLRTFTGKDFNEWCL; from the coding sequence ATGATGCTCAATCTACTTAAATCTACCTCTTTGTCCGAAAATAAACAAGGAACTCTCCCTGATTTTATTATTATTGGGGCAATGAAATCTGGAACAACTAGCCTACACTATTACCTCAACTGTCACCCAGAAATTTATATGTCACGGGAGAAAGAACTCAGGTTTTTTGTAGAGTCTAACAACTGGACTAAAGGTATTGAATGGTATAAATCTCAATTTATAGGTAACGCTAAAATCTATGGAGAAGCTTCACCTGCTTATACAAAATATCCCATTTTCAGAGGAGTTCCTGAAAGAATGCACTCTGTTATTCCTCATGCTAAATTAATTTATGTTGTTCGAGATCCCATTGAGAGAATTATTTCCCATTATGTTCATAGATATGCCAGTGGAACAGAGGATAGAACCTTAGCAGAAGCGTTGATGAATTTTAAAAATGAATCCTATAACTTTTATGTTTCTCGTAGTCAGTATTATCTGCAGATAGAGCAGTATCTACAGTATTATTCACCCAATAACATTCTAGTCATCTCCTCTGAAGAATTATCAAACATACCTCAAAAGACTCTACAAACTATTTTCAAGTTCTTAGAAGTGTCGGACAATCCTGAATTCATTAAATGTCAAAAAAAAATACATACATCTATTAAAAAACGGAGAAAAACAAAGTTAGGTAATCAGATTACAAGCTTACCGATTATGTCAATAATTGATCATCTTCCCTCTAGCTGGAAATACCATCTGAATAAGTTAATTTATTTTCCTTTTTCCACCCCCATCAAAAAACCACAGTTATCAAAGGATTTAAGGATTCGATTAATCGATTATTTACAAGAAGATATAAATCAATTACGCACTTTTACTGGGAAAGATTTTAATGAGTGGTGTCTTTAG
- a CDS encoding glycosyltransferase family 4 protein gives MKILLMNDYGTATGGAELQMLSLRQGLKERGHDARLFTSHCIPVQDSPLLADYHCFGTNSRLEVVLETANLSSYFQLKKVLQDFKPDVVHVRLFLTQLSPLILPLLKPFPSVYQTALYRPICPVGTKMLPDGSPCYHQAGKACLKMGCVTPQSWLFLMVQRQLWLRWRSAFDTVVALSHRMKARLEAEGVSPVQVVYNGVPLREMRPPLKNLPIVAFAGRLSSEKGVDVLIKAFAKIVPIFPEAQLLIAGEGKEEGNLRQLAEALKISQNVKFLGYLTRSELENTFNCAWVQVVPSIWDEPFGNVTTEAMMRGTAVVASAVGAQPEIIEEGVTGLLVPPNDEEALSTALLSILKERDLAEKMGQFGRKRAIERFSEDRRTEHFLEIYQQLLTAKSIRNI, from the coding sequence ATGAAGATTCTCCTAATGAATGACTATGGGACAGCTACTGGGGGAGCAGAATTACAAATGTTATCCCTCAGACAAGGACTCAAAGAGAGGGGACATGACGCTCGTTTATTCACCAGTCATTGTATTCCCGTTCAAGATAGTCCTTTATTAGCGGATTATCATTGTTTTGGCACTAATTCTCGTTTAGAGGTGGTACTAGAAACAGCTAACTTATCTAGCTACTTTCAGCTTAAAAAAGTTTTGCAAGATTTTAAGCCTGATGTTGTTCATGTTCGCCTATTTTTAACCCAATTGTCTCCCTTAATTCTTCCTTTGCTCAAACCTTTTCCTAGTGTCTATCAAACCGCTCTTTATCGTCCCATTTGTCCAGTCGGAACAAAGATGTTACCCGATGGTAGTCCTTGTTATCATCAGGCTGGGAAAGCTTGTTTAAAAATGGGCTGTGTTACCCCCCAATCTTGGCTATTTTTGATGGTACAGCGTCAATTATGGCTACGCTGGCGGTCTGCGTTTGATACCGTCGTCGCCTTAAGTCATCGGATGAAAGCTCGCCTAGAAGCAGAAGGGGTATCACCTGTACAGGTAGTTTATAATGGCGTACCCTTGAGAGAAATGCGTCCTCCTTTAAAAAATCTGCCAATTGTTGCCTTTGCTGGTCGATTATCCTCAGAAAAAGGGGTTGATGTTCTTATCAAAGCCTTTGCCAAGATAGTTCCTATTTTTCCTGAAGCTCAATTACTGATTGCAGGAGAGGGAAAAGAAGAAGGGAATTTGCGCCAATTAGCGGAAGCCTTAAAGATTAGCCAAAATGTGAAGTTTTTAGGCTATTTAACCCGCTCCGAGCTAGAAAATACCTTTAATTGTGCTTGGGTACAGGTGGTTCCTTCTATCTGGGATGAACCTTTTGGCAATGTCACCACGGAAGCGATGATGCGAGGTACGGCGGTGGTCGCTAGTGCAGTAGGCGCACAGCCTGAGATTATCGAGGAGGGAGTCACTGGGTTATTAGTTCCCCCCAATGATGAGGAAGCTTTATCAACGGCACTTTTATCTATTTTAAAAGAACGAGATTTAGCTGAAAAAATGGGGCAATTCGGTCGAAAACGGGCTATTGAGCGGTTTAGCGAAGATAGGCGAACTGAGCATTTTTTGGAAATTTATCAACAACTTCTAACGGCCAAAAGCATAAGAAACATTTGA
- a CDS encoding type II toxin-antitoxin system RelE family toxin encodes MNNYRIQFKTSAAKEFKKLPPSVKQRVGESLDQLQQEPRPSGVVKLQGEDQLYRVRVGDYRIVYTIDDHDKIIKITRIRHRQDVYKE; translated from the coding sequence ATGAATAATTATCGAATTCAATTTAAAACTTCTGCAGCCAAAGAATTCAAAAAATTACCCCCTTCGGTTAAGCAACGGGTGGGTGAAAGTCTTGATCAACTACAGCAAGAACCTCGTCCCTCTGGTGTTGTTAAACTACAAGGAGAAGATCAATTATATCGGGTTCGTGTCGGTGATTATCGCATTGTTTACACAATAGATGATCATGATAAAATAATAAAAATCACCAGAATTAGACATCGCCAAGATGTTTATAAAGAATGA